The proteins below come from a single Micromonospora citrea genomic window:
- a CDS encoding carbohydrate ABC transporter permease → MKHGKYPLIITFLVPPLLLYGIFVLSPYLQAFQISTTDWLGYSPEANSVGLANFERLLDDDRVWNALKNNAWLLLVVPVVTIVLGLFFATMLSMGGRKGRAGVTGVRGTSVYRMVYFFPQVLSVVIIALLWKEVYHPNSGLLNGALGAVGLPTPAWLGDPRFAFWCAMAVMIWSNVGFYVVLFGAAMSAIPRDIYEAVMLDGASRWTTLRKITIPLLWDTVQVAWIYLAIAALDGFILIQQMTNGGPNFSSDVIGLRMYETAFGSESKFGYASAIGVVLLFLTLSVAVLALRAARRDRIEYS, encoded by the coding sequence GTGAAACATGGCAAGTACCCGCTGATCATCACGTTCCTGGTGCCGCCGCTGCTGCTCTACGGCATCTTCGTGCTCTCGCCGTACCTGCAGGCCTTCCAGATCTCGACCACCGACTGGCTCGGCTACTCGCCCGAGGCCAACTCCGTCGGACTGGCCAACTTCGAGAGGCTGCTGGACGACGATCGGGTGTGGAACGCCCTCAAGAACAACGCGTGGCTGCTCCTGGTGGTGCCGGTGGTGACCATCGTGCTCGGCCTCTTCTTCGCCACGATGCTCAGCATGGGTGGTCGCAAGGGCCGGGCGGGGGTGACGGGCGTACGCGGCACGTCCGTGTACCGGATGGTCTACTTCTTCCCGCAGGTGCTTTCCGTGGTCATCATCGCCCTGCTGTGGAAGGAGGTCTACCACCCCAACAGCGGCCTGCTCAACGGTGCTCTCGGCGCCGTCGGGCTGCCCACGCCGGCCTGGCTCGGTGATCCCCGGTTCGCCTTCTGGTGCGCGATGGCGGTGATGATCTGGAGCAACGTCGGCTTCTACGTGGTGCTCTTCGGCGCGGCGATGTCGGCGATTCCGCGCGACATCTACGAGGCGGTGATGCTCGACGGCGCGTCGCGGTGGACCACCCTGCGCAAGATCACCATTCCGCTGCTCTGGGACACCGTGCAGGTGGCCTGGATCTACCTCGCGATCGCCGCCCTGGACGGGTTCATCCTGATCCAGCAGATGACCAACGGCGGCCCCAACTTCTCCTCCGACGTCATCGGCCTGCGGATGTACGAAACCGCGTTCGGTAGCGAGAGCAAGTTCGGTTATGCCTCGGCGATCGGCGTGGTGCTCTTGTTCCTGACCCTCTCGGTGGCGGTGCTGGCGCTGCGAGCCGCCCGGCGTGATCGGATCGAGTACTCGTGA
- a CDS encoding acyltransferase family protein: MRRLRQLAARTPAGRERYVDLLRALAIVMVVFGHWAIAAIGEDPTGRPTARSALPDLPWAYPLTWVAQVMPVFFLVGGYANAASLAARRAAGGDAVSWLLDRGARLLRPTTALLLVIAAGAGVASLAGVGATMVRTVGWFATIPLWFLAAYLVVVPLTPAMYALHRRFGLLVPLVLAALVAAGDLGRALGPAELALPNYVFGWLAVHQLGFAWRDARAEPPDDGPAGRRAGSARRGVRATRLPLSRRAGGTALLGGLAATVLLTVGPYPVSMLNVPGERLDNAAPPSLALLTLTTAQLGLILLLRDPAERWLRRPRPWQAVIAVNAVVLTVFLWHLTAAILLVGALAAAGWLPTPPVGSAAWLAWRVPWVLMLTVLLAALVAVFGPVEARTGPSGRARDRRRADGGGAPTRGRAPAARPAGGDGRAGGDGRAGGDGPAGGPRRWGGVRAALTAAGFAAVVYALVVNAETPRSAPEPLGVPAPSLVAYLAGAGVLRLLRSAWASRG, translated from the coding sequence ATGCGCCGTCTGCGGCAACTCGCCGCACGCACGCCGGCTGGTCGGGAGCGCTACGTCGACCTGCTCCGGGCGCTCGCGATCGTGATGGTCGTCTTCGGCCACTGGGCGATCGCCGCCATCGGTGAGGACCCTACCGGCCGGCCGACGGCCCGCTCGGCGCTGCCCGACCTTCCCTGGGCGTACCCGCTGACCTGGGTGGCCCAGGTGATGCCCGTCTTCTTCCTGGTCGGGGGGTATGCCAACGCCGCCTCGCTGGCCGCGCGCCGGGCCGCCGGCGGCGACGCCGTCTCCTGGCTGCTGGACCGGGGCGCGCGGCTGCTGCGGCCCACGACCGCCCTGCTGCTGGTCATCGCTGCCGGCGCCGGGGTCGCGTCGCTGGCCGGGGTCGGGGCGACGATGGTGCGTACGGTCGGCTGGTTCGCCACCATCCCGCTGTGGTTCCTCGCCGCCTACCTGGTGGTGGTGCCGCTGACCCCGGCGATGTACGCCCTGCACCGGCGTTTCGGCCTGCTCGTCCCGCTGGTGCTGGCCGCGCTGGTCGCGGCGGGCGACCTGGGACGCGCGCTCGGGCCGGCCGAACTGGCGCTGCCGAATTACGTCTTCGGCTGGTTGGCCGTCCACCAGCTCGGCTTCGCGTGGCGCGACGCCCGCGCCGAGCCGCCCGACGACGGGCCGGCGGGCCGCCGGGCCGGGTCCGCGCGGCGGGGCGTGCGCGCCACGCGGCTGCCGCTGTCCCGGCGGGCCGGCGGGACGGCGCTGCTGGGCGGGCTCGCCGCGACGGTGCTGCTGACCGTCGGGCCCTACCCGGTCAGCATGCTCAACGTGCCGGGCGAGCGGCTCGACAACGCCGCGCCGCCCAGCCTGGCGCTGCTGACCCTGACCACCGCCCAGCTCGGGCTGATCCTGCTCCTGCGCGACCCGGCGGAGCGCTGGCTGCGCCGCCCCCGCCCCTGGCAGGCGGTGATCGCGGTGAACGCCGTCGTGCTCACCGTCTTCCTCTGGCACCTGACCGCGGCGATCCTGCTGGTCGGCGCGCTGGCCGCGGCGGGGTGGCTGCCCACCCCGCCGGTGGGTTCGGCCGCCTGGCTGGCCTGGCGGGTGCCGTGGGTGCTCATGCTGACCGTGCTGCTGGCCGCCCTGGTGGCCGTCTTCGGCCCCGTGGAGGCCCGCACCGGCCCGAGCGGCCGCGCCCGGGACCGTCGGCGGGCCGACGGCGGCGGGGCACCGACCCGAGGCCGCGCGCCGGCCGCGCGGCCGGCGGGCGGCGACGGGCGGGCGGGCGGCGACGGACGGGCCGGCGGCGACGGGCCGGCCGGCGGTCCGCGGCGGTGGGGCGGCGTCCGCGCCGCGCTCACCGCCGCCGGATTCGCCGCCGTGGTGTACGCCCTGGTGGTCAACGCCGAGACGCCGAGGTCGGCGCCCGAGCCGTTGGGCGTGCCGGCGCCGTCGCTGGTCGCGTACCTGGCCGGGGCCGGCGTCCTGCGGCTGCTCAGGTCGGCGTGGGCGAGCCGGGGCTGA
- a CDS encoding MXAN_6230/SCO0854 family RING domain-containing protein, which yields MATQLTVQAAGAAVHPLAVTLVRRSGLVAAGLLGGGRKAKRAGRRPAAVDTGLRALEADALALGWQVGPRLRAALAGLPADRLAVTGLALLAVLESAVGAHTPHVPLFRDFPRRVPADTDELYVRRVFTLLLQEPAQPCVLCGRVGTVGPVSPCAHLVCTACWDDGYTGCPLCHRRLTGDGPFLSPAARPHGGPVLPMPRRAAVLELAGDVERAAHETLAALLARRTPLSPVDRADLAVLLDRVGTADPAWLPDIPVRETRALVLARLLAGPLTAARTTELLDRHVTSATDALRLLYALHGGDPGLVAPPKRHRSLPRPLRRALLARLDALDPGLLVDDLLRHRSRWLHAAEPLHPFERPDRHPRAAAAFAVLRGTPVDDATALGRLLRAAAATHAPLLRIEDGRLRAASWGTRVEEALRAGDAPTAVRLLAGRPGELLRRVVALAARVDDPRHLLDTVAAVAGAVAPGVLVAAVGAVRAATWPAVSRLYFPRGGRARLWAEPDRRPRLPADLGGALDEVLTGELRRRAGLLPGVEVAVVDAGLADLTAPFAERTASAALVRLPRGSSQPLPPGRRVRLFLHWTEPTGTRVDLDLSVAMVADDGRFAGWCDYTRLRFHDAAVHSGDLTSAPAPLGASEFVDLDVAALRGRGIRYVAMVVFSYNNVPFDAMTDAFAGLLGDPGRGGPFEPKAVEQRFDLTGQVKAATPLVVDLHLGTLRWIDATMTGTGSYHSVARYSRTLARLSAAADGHFAAGRRVSLWELACWHAAARAGTVVVRHRDGATSAYRREPGEGDAAFAGRLVALGPTDPRDVPTAAPAFAALVRGDLPLAEGAQAYALYRGDLDGDRVRLLDAADLIAGLAPGG from the coding sequence GTGGCGACCCAGCTCACGGTCCAGGCGGCCGGCGCGGCGGTGCATCCGCTCGCGGTCACTCTGGTGCGGCGCTCGGGGCTCGTCGCGGCGGGCCTGCTCGGCGGCGGTCGCAAGGCCAAGCGGGCCGGCCGGCGGCCGGCGGCCGTCGACACCGGGCTGCGGGCACTGGAGGCCGACGCGCTGGCGCTGGGCTGGCAGGTCGGGCCGCGGCTGCGCGCCGCGCTGGCCGGGCTGCCCGCCGACCGGCTCGCCGTCACCGGCCTGGCGCTGCTGGCGGTGCTGGAGTCGGCGGTCGGCGCGCACACACCGCACGTGCCCCTGTTCCGGGACTTCCCACGTCGTGTGCCGGCCGACACCGACGAGCTCTACGTACGCCGGGTGTTCACGCTGCTCCTCCAGGAGCCGGCACAGCCGTGCGTGCTGTGCGGGCGGGTGGGCACGGTCGGGCCGGTGTCGCCGTGCGCGCACCTGGTCTGCACGGCCTGCTGGGACGACGGTTACACGGGCTGCCCGCTGTGCCACCGCCGGCTGACCGGGGACGGGCCGTTCCTCAGCCCGGCCGCCCGACCGCACGGCGGTCCCGTCCTGCCCATGCCCCGGCGCGCCGCGGTGCTGGAACTCGCCGGGGACGTCGAGCGGGCCGCCCACGAGACGCTCGCGGCGCTGCTGGCCCGGCGCACGCCGCTGTCCCCGGTGGACCGGGCCGATCTGGCGGTCCTGCTCGACCGGGTCGGCACCGCCGACCCGGCCTGGCTGCCGGACATCCCGGTCCGGGAGACCCGGGCGCTGGTGCTGGCCCGGCTCCTCGCCGGCCCGCTCACCGCGGCGCGGACGACGGAGCTGCTCGACCGCCACGTCACCTCCGCGACCGACGCGCTGCGCCTGCTGTACGCCCTGCACGGCGGCGACCCGGGGCTGGTCGCGCCGCCGAAGCGGCACCGGTCCCTGCCCCGTCCGCTGCGCCGGGCGCTGCTCGCCCGCCTGGACGCCCTCGACCCGGGGCTCCTGGTGGACGATCTGCTGCGCCACCGGTCCCGCTGGCTGCACGCGGCGGAGCCGCTGCACCCGTTCGAGCGGCCCGACCGGCACCCGCGCGCCGCGGCCGCGTTCGCGGTGCTGCGCGGCACGCCGGTCGACGACGCCACCGCGCTGGGCCGGCTGCTGCGGGCGGCGGCTGCCACGCACGCGCCGCTGCTGCGGATCGAGGACGGCCGGCTGCGCGCCGCGTCCTGGGGCACCCGGGTGGAGGAGGCGCTGCGCGCCGGCGACGCGCCGACCGCCGTCCGGCTGCTCGCCGGTCGCCCCGGTGAGCTGCTGCGCCGGGTGGTGGCGCTGGCCGCACGCGTCGACGACCCGCGACACCTGCTCGACACGGTGGCGGCCGTCGCGGGCGCCGTCGCACCGGGGGTGCTGGTGGCCGCCGTGGGCGCGGTCCGCGCCGCGACGTGGCCGGCGGTGTCCCGGTTGTACTTCCCGCGCGGCGGGCGGGCCCGGCTCTGGGCTGAGCCGGACCGGCGGCCGCGGTTGCCGGCCGACCTGGGCGGCGCGCTGGACGAGGTGCTCACCGGCGAGCTGCGCAGACGCGCCGGGCTGCTGCCCGGCGTCGAGGTCGCCGTCGTCGACGCCGGACTGGCCGACCTCACCGCCCCGTTCGCCGAACGTACCGCCTCGGCCGCCCTGGTCCGCCTGCCCCGGGGCAGCAGCCAGCCGTTGCCGCCGGGGCGGCGGGTCCGGCTCTTCCTGCACTGGACCGAGCCGACCGGCACCCGGGTCGACCTCGACCTCTCCGTCGCGATGGTCGCCGACGACGGCCGGTTCGCCGGCTGGTGCGACTACACCCGGCTGCGCTTCCACGACGCCGCCGTGCACTCCGGCGACCTGACCTCCGCGCCGGCGCCGCTGGGGGCGAGCGAGTTCGTCGACCTCGACGTGGCGGCGCTGCGCGGGCGCGGGATCCGGTACGTCGCGATGGTGGTGTTCAGCTACAACAACGTGCCGTTCGACGCGATGACCGACGCGTTCGCCGGTCTCCTGGGCGACCCCGGGCGGGGCGGGCCGTTCGAGCCGAAGGCCGTCGAGCAGCGCTTCGACCTCACCGGCCAGGTCAAGGCGGCCACCCCGCTCGTCGTCGACCTCCACCTCGGGACGCTGCGCTGGATCGACGCCACGATGACCGGCACGGGCAGCTACCACTCGGTGGCCCGGTACTCGCGTACGCTCGCCCGGCTCAGCGCCGCGGCCGACGGACACTTCGCGGCCGGACGGCGGGTGAGCCTCTGGGAGCTGGCGTGCTGGCACGCCGCCGCCCGGGCCGGGACGGTCGTGGTCCGGCACCGCGACGGCGCGACCTCGGCCTATCGGCGCGAGCCCGGCGAGGGCGACGCGGCGTTCGCCGGCCGGCTCGTCGCGCTGGGCCCCACCGACCCGCGCGACGTCCCGACCGCCGCGCCGGCGTTCGCCGCGCTGGTGCGCGGTGACCTGCCGCTGGCGGAGGGGGCGCAGGCGTACGCGCTGTACCGAGGCGACCTGGACGGCGACCGGGTGCGGCTGCTGGACGCCGCCGACCTGATCGCCGGCCTCGCGCCCGGCGGCTGA
- a CDS encoding HEAT repeat domain-containing protein, whose translation MPITNSMPGGVAEAVRALADPEHERRREAHRTLVAAGAEAVGPLISGLLDEESPVDWAHAAGSALREIGAPAFEPLVGAIAAASTVEVRRRCGWAFQGFGVELLEAYAAALSHPSPHVRQDAALGIQYRGAAAVPAVPALLPLLADPEPDVRQRAVWALSAIGPGALPALHEIRRHGPGRLRAGALRAIAELAGEPAFSAPDRAAVERLIRIKLLTERPGSVAGRVPCGPWLALPTGDRAAVLDALELSDARPATLRLGYAAFASDSHRADERLARSRVFVTPELNGWTLVLGPWYVFRGGPKREAEACRALSERFGAAQSYWFDASGAGSAWLICRAGEVLRQYDEDKPKRSVGPRLPVEEGLLLPHEEPDIPDEAWASWDHAAPDADERWAEITRRYGVPDTCDALTVAAAMSVDPAGLGPDTDMRGHGLLALTREGRRHGVAPGALPI comes from the coding sequence ATGCCGATCACGAACTCGATGCCCGGTGGCGTCGCGGAGGCCGTCCGGGCGCTGGCCGATCCCGAGCACGAACGCCGACGCGAGGCACACCGGACGCTGGTCGCGGCCGGGGCCGAGGCGGTCGGGCCGCTGATCTCGGGGCTGCTCGACGAGGAGTCCCCGGTGGACTGGGCGCACGCGGCGGGCTCGGCGCTCAGGGAGATCGGCGCGCCCGCCTTCGAGCCGCTGGTCGGGGCCATCGCCGCCGCGAGCACCGTGGAGGTCCGGCGGCGATGCGGTTGGGCGTTCCAGGGCTTCGGGGTGGAGCTGCTGGAGGCGTACGCGGCAGCGCTGTCCCACCCGAGCCCGCACGTCCGGCAGGACGCCGCCCTGGGCATCCAGTACCGGGGCGCGGCCGCCGTCCCCGCGGTCCCGGCGCTGCTGCCGCTGCTCGCCGACCCGGAGCCCGACGTCCGGCAGCGCGCCGTCTGGGCGCTCTCCGCCATCGGCCCCGGCGCCCTGCCGGCGCTGCACGAGATCCGGCGGCACGGCCCCGGGCGGTTGCGCGCGGGCGCGCTGCGAGCCATCGCCGAGCTGGCCGGCGAGCCGGCGTTCAGCGCGCCGGACCGGGCCGCCGTGGAGCGGCTCATCCGGATCAAGCTGCTCACCGAGCGCCCCGGGTCGGTGGCCGGCCGCGTGCCGTGCGGGCCGTGGCTGGCGCTGCCCACCGGCGACCGGGCCGCCGTCCTGGACGCGCTGGAGCTCTCCGACGCGCGTCCGGCCACCCTGCGACTGGGCTACGCCGCGTTCGCGAGCGACAGCCACCGCGCCGACGAGCGGCTCGCCCGCAGCCGCGTCTTCGTCACCCCCGAGCTGAACGGCTGGACGCTCGTCCTCGGCCCCTGGTACGTCTTCCGGGGCGGCCCGAAGCGAGAGGCCGAGGCCTGCCGGGCGCTGAGTGAGCGGTTCGGGGCGGCCCAGTCGTACTGGTTCGACGCCAGCGGCGCCGGCTCCGCCTGGCTGATCTGCCGCGCCGGCGAGGTGCTTCGGCAGTACGACGAAGACAAGCCGAAGCGCAGCGTCGGCCCCCGACTGCCGGTGGAGGAGGGCCTGCTGCTGCCGCACGAGGAGCCCGACATCCCGGACGAGGCCTGGGCGTCGTGGGACCACGCCGCGCCGGACGCGGACGAACGCTGGGCGGAGATCACGCGCCGGTACGGCGTGCCGGACACCTGCGACGCGCTGACCGTCGCGGCCGCCATGTCGGTGGATCCGGCGGGGCTCGGCCCGGACACCGACATGCGCGGGCACGGCCTGCTGGCGCTGACCAGGGAGGGACGCAGGCACGGCGTCGCCCCCGGCGCCCTGCCCATCTGA
- the ngcE gene encoding N-acetylglucosamine/diacetylchitobiose ABC transporter substrate-binding protein, with product MNRRDILRRSAAAGLLATPAAGLLAGCATGGGDDKGDAGAYKGTKSEQNPLGVKEDAPLEVVIFNGGFGEEYAKAHEAMYTEKYPKAKINHSATQEIAKTLQPRFVDGTPPDVVNNSGKDQIDFNSLVSQNAIADLGELLAAPSLDVPGKTVKDTLLPGAVEVGSYDGKFMVLNYTYTAYGIWHSTKLFADRGWQYAKTWDEHIALCKKIKAAGIAPWTYAGKHPRYMSWPVIATAIKFGGASVATAIDNLEPNAWKSDAMKAAADAWHQIVKDGFILAGSPGLDHVQSQTAWCQGKAAFISCGSWLESEQKKVTPEGFNMTIQPTPSLGSGDKLPFEAIRGTAGEPFMLPAKAKNLAGGLEYFRIMLSKKGAQDFTKKVSSLTVVAGSTEGVELPFGLSTVSKALEASGSNGFNWVYNNFYRKLERELVDAACGEFFSGRIGPAEFLDMCQKGADSIAQDSSIKKYKRAA from the coding sequence ATGAACAGGCGTGACATCCTGCGGCGCAGCGCCGCCGCCGGCCTGCTGGCCACCCCCGCCGCCGGCCTGCTCGCCGGCTGCGCCACCGGTGGTGGCGACGACAAGGGCGACGCCGGCGCCTACAAGGGCACCAAGAGCGAGCAGAACCCGCTCGGGGTCAAGGAGGACGCGCCCCTCGAGGTGGTGATCTTCAACGGCGGCTTCGGCGAGGAGTACGCGAAGGCCCACGAGGCCATGTACACCGAGAAGTACCCGAAGGCGAAGATCAACCACTCGGCGACGCAGGAGATCGCCAAGACCCTCCAGCCGCGCTTCGTCGACGGCACCCCGCCGGACGTGGTCAACAACTCCGGCAAGGACCAGATCGACTTCAACAGCCTGGTCTCCCAGAACGCCATCGCCGACCTGGGTGAGCTGCTCGCCGCCCCGAGCCTCGACGTCCCCGGCAAGACGGTCAAGGACACGCTGCTGCCGGGCGCCGTCGAGGTCGGCTCGTACGACGGCAAGTTCATGGTGCTGAACTACACCTACACCGCCTACGGCATCTGGCACTCCACGAAGCTCTTCGCCGACCGGGGCTGGCAGTACGCCAAGACCTGGGACGAGCACATCGCGCTGTGCAAGAAGATCAAGGCGGCCGGCATCGCCCCGTGGACGTACGCGGGCAAGCACCCCCGCTACATGAGCTGGCCGGTGATCGCCACGGCCATCAAGTTCGGCGGGGCGTCCGTCGCCACGGCGATCGACAACCTGGAGCCCAACGCGTGGAAGTCCGACGCGATGAAGGCCGCGGCGGACGCGTGGCACCAGATCGTCAAGGACGGCTTCATCCTCGCCGGTTCGCCGGGCCTCGACCACGTGCAGTCGCAGACCGCGTGGTGCCAGGGCAAGGCCGCCTTCATCTCCTGCGGCTCCTGGCTGGAGAGCGAGCAGAAGAAGGTCACGCCCGAGGGCTTCAACATGACGATCCAGCCGACGCCCAGCCTGGGCAGCGGCGACAAGCTGCCGTTCGAGGCGATCCGCGGCACCGCCGGAGAGCCGTTCATGCTCCCGGCCAAGGCGAAGAACCTCGCCGGCGGCCTGGAGTACTTCCGGATCATGCTCTCGAAGAAGGGCGCCCAGGACTTCACCAAGAAGGTCTCCAGCCTGACCGTGGTGGCCGGGTCGACCGAGGGCGTCGAGCTGCCGTTCGGCCTCAGCACCGTGAGCAAGGCGCTGGAGGCATCCGGCAGCAACGGCTTCAACTGGGTCTACAACAACTTCTACCGCAAGCTGGAGCGCGAGCTCGTCGACGCCGCGTGCGGCGAGTTCTTCAGCGGTCGGATCGGCCCGGCCGAGTTCCTCGACATGTGCCAGAAGGGCGCCGACTCGATCGCCCAGGACAGCTCGATCAAGAAGTACAAGCGGGCCGCGTGA
- a CDS encoding glutamate cyclase domain-containing protein, with translation MRVEETINELERVAATDVGRGSAKLAGPAAGGLLAAARSLAEHPAPDVAVLTGFFIPGAEPPAAETDGPIGSVQIAAALRALGGRARIVTDAPCAPVLTAALAAAPEVPLEVAPLQGYDAWADAAARRYAKLSHLIACERGGPGVDGRPRNMRGEDIGAHTAPLDRLYTAGPGFRVGIGDGGNELGMGRLPAELVGRAVDRGERIRCVVDCDALLVGGTSNWAAAALVGALAVLRPDVPALRDLLRPEWSYEVLTAIVLHAGAVDGVRRRAELSVDGLDWPAYAAPLDRIAELVAEAG, from the coding sequence GTGCGGGTGGAGGAAACGATCAACGAGCTGGAACGGGTGGCCGCGACCGACGTGGGCCGGGGCAGCGCCAAGCTGGCCGGGCCGGCGGCCGGGGGCCTGCTCGCCGCCGCCCGGTCCCTGGCCGAGCATCCGGCGCCCGACGTCGCCGTGCTCACCGGATTCTTCATCCCCGGCGCCGAACCGCCCGCGGCGGAGACCGACGGGCCGATCGGGTCGGTGCAGATCGCCGCCGCGCTGCGGGCGCTCGGCGGCCGGGCCCGGATTGTCACCGACGCCCCGTGCGCGCCGGTGCTCACCGCCGCGCTGGCCGCCGCCCCGGAGGTGCCGCTGGAGGTCGCGCCGCTGCAGGGGTACGACGCCTGGGCGGACGCCGCCGCACGACGGTACGCGAAGCTGTCACACCTGATCGCCTGCGAACGGGGCGGCCCCGGCGTCGACGGCCGTCCCCGCAACATGCGCGGGGAGGACATCGGCGCGCACACCGCCCCGCTCGACCGGCTCTACACCGCCGGGCCCGGTTTCCGGGTGGGCATCGGTGACGGCGGCAACGAGCTGGGCATGGGCCGGCTGCCGGCGGAACTCGTCGGGCGGGCGGTCGACCGGGGCGAGCGGATCCGGTGCGTCGTCGACTGCGACGCGCTGCTCGTCGGCGGCACCTCGAACTGGGCCGCCGCCGCCCTGGTGGGCGCGCTGGCGGTGCTGCGCCCCGACGTGCCGGCCCTGCGCGACCTGCTCCGCCCCGAGTGGTCCTACGAGGTGCTGACCGCGATCGTGCTGCACGCCGGCGCCGTGGACGGCGTACGCCGGCGCGCCGAGCTCAGCGTGGACGGCCTCGACTGGCCCGCGTACGCCGCACCCCTGGACCGGATCGCGGAGCTGGTCGCCGAGGCCGGGTGA
- a CDS encoding carbohydrate ABC transporter permease, with translation MTTLDRTASDGTAVADRPVPQDRKLRRDLGIANVFSHWFLLLWGAVTALPLLWMFLSSFKSDGEILSDPWGLPGALRFENWGRAWTEAHIGQYFLNSAIVVTGSLTLTMLMGATAAYVFARYEFRGRQFLYYLFVGGMMFPVFLALVPLFFVVRNAGLFGTWTGLVLVYAAYSLPFTVFFLTAFFRTLPTAVAEAALMDGCGHFRLFFRVMLPMARPGLISIAIFNFLSHWNQFILPQVLMQGDDSKWVLAQGLAALAVSQGYEGDYSGLFAGLTIATLPVLVVYILFQRQIQSGLTAGQLK, from the coding sequence GTGACAACCCTCGACAGGACCGCGTCCGACGGCACGGCCGTGGCGGACCGGCCGGTGCCGCAGGACCGCAAGCTCCGCCGCGATCTCGGCATCGCCAACGTCTTCTCGCACTGGTTCCTGCTGCTCTGGGGCGCGGTGACCGCGCTGCCGCTGCTCTGGATGTTCCTCAGCTCGTTCAAGAGCGACGGGGAGATCCTCTCCGACCCGTGGGGGCTGCCCGGCGCGCTGCGGTTCGAGAACTGGGGGCGGGCCTGGACCGAGGCGCACATCGGCCAGTACTTCCTGAACAGCGCGATCGTGGTGACCGGATCGCTCACCCTGACCATGCTGATGGGTGCCACGGCGGCGTACGTCTTCGCCCGTTACGAGTTCCGGGGCCGGCAGTTCCTCTACTACCTGTTCGTCGGCGGGATGATGTTCCCCGTCTTCCTGGCCCTCGTGCCGCTGTTCTTCGTGGTGCGCAACGCCGGTCTCTTCGGCACCTGGACCGGGCTGGTGCTGGTGTACGCCGCCTACTCGTTGCCGTTCACCGTCTTCTTCCTCACCGCCTTCTTCCGGACCTTGCCGACCGCGGTCGCGGAGGCGGCGCTCATGGACGGGTGCGGTCACTTCCGGCTCTTCTTCCGGGTGATGCTGCCGATGGCCCGACCGGGTCTGATCAGCATCGCGATCTTCAACTTCCTCAGTCACTGGAACCAGTTCATCCTGCCCCAGGTGCTGATGCAGGGCGACGATTCGAAGTGGGTGCTCGCGCAGGGGCTCGCCGCGCTGGCGGTCAGCCAGGGCTACGAGGGTGACTACAGCGGACTCTTCGCGGGTCTGACCATCGCCACGCTGCCGGTGCTGGTCGTGTACATCCTCTTCCAGCGGCAGATCCAGTCCGGCCTGACCGCCGGCCAGCTCAAGTAG
- a CDS encoding N-acetylglucosamine kinase encodes MSDTVVVGLDVGGTSTRATALGLDGQRLGTGRAGGGNPTSHGAERAAAELLAALRQALVDVDPARVRAGTIGLAGAGRLLADPAGRDAFDRAWRDAGLRCPYAVHGDALVAYASGTASPDGTVVIAGTGAIAAGVRELRLDRVADGHGWLLGDAGSGFWLGREAVRRLLADLDRGHAPGRLATAVLAELLGCADVAARPRDTVDALVQAVTRRSPVELARLAPLVVAAAVDGEPVAAGLIDEAAAHLVESTARIRPVGDASPIVLGGGLLTGDTPLAAAVRVRVARQWPDAPLHSAGDGAAAAAWLAARDLPEVTDPAALHALLVPATA; translated from the coding sequence ATGTCCGACACCGTCGTGGTCGGCCTCGACGTCGGGGGTACGTCCACCCGCGCCACCGCCCTGGGCCTGGACGGGCAGCGCCTCGGCACCGGCCGGGCCGGCGGCGGCAACCCCACCAGCCACGGCGCCGAGCGGGCCGCCGCGGAACTCCTGGCCGCCCTGCGGCAGGCGCTCGTCGACGTCGACCCGGCCCGGGTCCGGGCCGGCACCATCGGGCTGGCCGGGGCGGGCCGGCTGCTCGCCGACCCCGCCGGCCGGGACGCCTTCGACCGGGCCTGGCGCGACGCCGGCCTGCGCTGCCCGTACGCCGTGCACGGCGACGCCCTGGTCGCCTACGCCTCGGGCACCGCGAGCCCGGACGGCACGGTGGTCATCGCCGGCACCGGCGCGATCGCCGCCGGCGTCCGCGAGCTGCGGCTCGACCGGGTCGCCGACGGTCACGGCTGGCTGCTCGGCGACGCCGGCTCGGGCTTCTGGCTGGGCCGGGAGGCGGTCCGCCGCCTGCTGGCCGACCTCGACCGGGGCCACGCGCCCGGCCGGCTGGCGACCGCGGTGCTCGCCGAACTGCTCGGCTGCGCCGACGTGGCGGCCCGCCCCCGCGACACCGTCGACGCCCTGGTCCAGGCGGTGACCCGGCGGTCCCCCGTGGAGCTGGCCCGGCTCGCGCCCCTCGTGGTCGCCGCCGCCGTCGACGGGGAACCCGTCGCCGCCGGGCTGATCGACGAGGCCGCCGCGCATCTCGTGGAGAGCACGGCGCGGATCCGCCCGGTCGGCGACGCGTCCCCCATCGTGCTCGGCGGCGGCCTGCTGACCGGCGACACCCCGCTCGCCGCGGCGGTGCGGGTGCGGGTCGCCCGGCAGTGGCCGGACGCGCCGCTGCACTCGGCCGGCGACGGGGCCGCCGCGGCGGCCTGGCTCGCCGCCCGCGACCTGCCCGAGGTGACCGACCCCGCCGCGCTGCACGCCCTGCTGGTCCCCGCGACAGCCTGA